Proteins found in one Panicum hallii strain FIL2 chromosome 4, PHallii_v3.1, whole genome shotgun sequence genomic segment:
- the LOC112890718 gene encoding uncharacterized protein LOC112890718, with amino-acid sequence MEGFCFARCRFTRLMAAMQLVLGVFVIFVSMASLHRFYATNSLLPGLDDPALCAKFHTVAGASGYAGFDIRALADRVDDVLVQLAELQEKLEATALKIAKKSKKSKARHKQPENMTMPEFRHFLEDEVIHPLYSAHIALRLIRIPRPDPDGGDGDAAGPAVDPLVNFFTAEETRKYVTAKGNRDGLPSVYGTNRTYGTIGHACVLLRQELDEYMSYDVGSHCPDDWDLGQRLMLGGCDPLPRRRCLALASKFFQRPLPINESLWTLPDDGNVRWSRYHCRGYKCLSARNQRRGYDRCVGCFDMDRERQRWVAAAPNGTASSLADFRIDDVLAAKPGEVRIGLDVSVGTGSFAARMRERNVTIVSAALNLGAPFAETIALRGLVPLYATMSQRLPLFDNTMDLIHTAGFFDGWVDLQLLDFVLFDWDRVLRPGGLLWVDKFACARKDLDDYMYMFLQFRYKKHRWVVSFKSKDEVYLSALLEKPPRS; translated from the coding sequence ATGGAGGGGTTCTGCTTCGCGCGGTGCCGGTTCACGCGGCTCATGGCGGCAATGCAGCTGGTGCTGGGCGTGTtcgtcatcttcgtcagcaTGGCCAGCCTCCACCGGTTCTACGCCACCAACAGCCTCCTCCCGGGCCTCGATGACCCCGCCCTCTGCGCCAAGTTCCACACCGTCGCGGGCGCCAGCGGGTACGCCGGCTTCGACATCCGCGCACTAGCGGACCGCGTCGACGACGTGCTCGTCCAGCTCGCCGAGCTGCAGGAAAAGCTTGAGGCCACGGCGCTCAAGATCGCCAAGAAGTCCAAGAAGAGCAAGGCCCGCCACAAGCAGCCGGAGAACATGACCATGCCGGAGTTCAGACACTTCCTCGAGGACGAGGTCATCCACCCGCTCTACAGCGCGCACATCGCGCTCCGCCTCATCCGCATCCCGCGCCCGGACCccgacggcggcgacggcgacgcggcCGGCCCGGCCGTAGACCCGCTCGTCAACTTCTTCACGGCCGAGGAGACGCGTAAGTACGTGACGGCCAAGGGTAACCGAGACGGCCTGCCGAGCGTGTACGGGACCAACCGGACGTACGGAACCATCGGCCATGCCTGCGTGCTCCTGCGGCAGGAGCTGGACGAGTACATGAGCTACGACGTCGGCTCCCACTGCCCCGACGACTGGGACCTCGGCCAGCGCCTAATGCTCGGCGGCTGCGACCCGCTGCCGCGTCGACGCTGCCTGGCCCTCGCCTCCAAGTTCTTCCAACGCCCGCTACCCATCAACGAGTCGCTCTGGACGCTCCCAGACGACGGCAACGTCCGGTGGAGCCGCTACCACTGCCGCGGCTATAAGTGCCTGTCCGCCAGGAACCAGCGGCGCGGCTACGACCGCTGCGTGGGGTGCTTCGACATGGACCGGGAGAGGCAGCGGTGGGTGGCCGCGGCACCCAACGGCACGGCGTCGTCCCTCGCCGACTTCCGCATCGACGACGTGCTGGCGGCAAAGCCCGGCGAGGTGCGCATTGGCCTGGACGTGAGCGTGGGCACGGGCAGCTTCGCGGCGCGCATGCGGGAGCGCAACGTGACCATCGTGTCCGCGGCGCTGAACCTGGGCGCGCCGTTCGCGGAGACGATCGCGCTGCGGGGGCTGGTGCCGCTGTACGCGACCATGAGCCAGCGGCTGCCGCTGTTCGACAACACCATGGATCTGATCCACACGGCGGGGTTCTTCGACGGGTGGGTGGACCTGCAGCTCCTGGACTTCGTGCTCTTCGACTGGGACCGCGTGCTCCGACCCGGCGGCCTGCTCTGGGTCGACAAGTTTGCCTGCGCGCGCAAGGATCTCGACGACTACATGTACATGTTCCTGCAGTTCAGGTACAAGAAGCACCGATGGGTCGTCTCCTTCAAGTCCAAAGACGAGGTCTACCTCTCCGCGCTGCTCGAGAAGCCACCAAGATCATGA